ATTGGCTGATCCACGAGTCTCATCCTCATCGCCACCCGCACGCGCAGAGCGACGACGTGCATCGTGAAATCTACCGGCAGCCACGCGAAGCGCACGAACGCGGCGAAGATTGACCGGCCCAGGTTACCTGCGACAACCCCACACGGCTGGTCCGGCACGCCATCCCCTACGTTGAGTCGGTCGGACCAGGCTCCCGATCCGTCAACCGGATTAACCAATCGTCATGAACTCGCCACTTATTGGCAATGCCCCACTGGTTATGGTGAGCCTGCATCAACGATCCCGTTGATCGTCATATGGCGCGTTGCGCCCCATTGGAGGATCTCATCATGAAATCACGTTATGTCCTTGCAGGTCTTGCCGGTATCGGCCTGAGTCTGACGGGTATCGTCGGCGCCCAGGCCTACGACGGCGAATCGCTTGCCACAGGGGCCAAGATCGGCATGCCGGAAGCGCGAACCCTGGCGCTCAAGGCCCGACCGGGCACCATCACCGACGAAGAACTGGAAAAGGAGGGCGGTGGTAGTGGTCTGCGCTATTCGTTCGACATCCAGGGGACCGATCAAGTGGCCTATGAAGTCGGTATCGATGCCCGGTCGGGTACCGTACTAGAAAACGATCGGGAAAGCGCCCGTCCCGACTGACTCGCAACAGCATAACTCGGCGGCGCGTCCGGAACGCGTTCGCCCTACGTCGAAAACCCGAGCCTCGTCATTTCCACGAGTCTCGGGTTTTTCGTTATCGGTTTTGGGTGTCGGATTCGGAGAGCGGATCGCTTTGGGTGGTCTGTCGACCATGACCAGCCCGGCGCGACCCTCTTGAGTGAACCTTGGCGATGAACCTTAGGCGCGGACTTCGACCGGCGTGCCCTTATAGGCCGGTGTGAGCGAGTTCTTCTCGTGATAGGACAAGGGTACGAGGGGATTGAGTTCCGGATAGTATCCGGCGACCGTCCCGTCCGGCAGGTCGTAGGGCGTCACTTTCAGGCCGCCGATCTGCCGTTCTATCCCATCGTCGATCTGACTGCGCAGCGTCACGGTCTGTCCTTCCGTCAGTCCCAGTCGATCCATCTCCTTGCGGTTCATCAACACGATTTCCCGGCTGCCTTCCAAGCCGCGCAGGCGGTCCGAAAACCCGTAGATCGTCGTGTTGAACTGATCGTTGGAGCGCAGGGTGATCAGGGTCATGGCGTTTTGTCCGCTGGGGGATTGTCCCAGGGCCGACAGGGTGGTCGGCGGGGTGAACTGGGCCTTTCCGCTTTCCGTCTTCCAGTTCCGGTCGCGGGCCGGATTCCCGCGATAGAAGCCGCCGGGTTGCATCATCCGCTTGTTGAAATCGCTGAAATCGTCGGGGAAGGTCTCGGCGATCAGGTCGCGGATCAGGTCGTAGTTGGCG
The Halothiobacillus diazotrophicus DNA segment above includes these coding regions:
- a CDS encoding PepSY domain-containing protein codes for the protein MKSRYVLAGLAGIGLSLTGIVGAQAYDGESLATGAKIGMPEARTLALKARPGTITDEELEKEGGGSGLRYSFDIQGTDQVAYEVGIDARSGTVLENDRESARPD